The Pseudomonadota bacterium genome includes a window with the following:
- a CDS encoding RlmE family RNA methyltransferase, producing MAGRSKPRGDLHVKVKTARKRSNASTRWLERQLNDPYVAEAKRQGWRSRAAFKLIEIDDKHRFLKPGLTVVDLGVAPGGWAQVAARRVRSADHEPLVVGIDKLPVDPIPGVALIEADFTEDDAPDRVLRAIGARAIQVVLSDMAAETTGHRKTDHLRTTFLFELAADFAYRHLAPGGVFLAKVFRGGAESDALRELRAAFTSVHHIKPPASRKESPELYVLGKGFKGNPLR from the coding sequence ATGGCAGGCAGGTCGAAGCCGCGAGGCGATCTGCATGTTAAGGTCAAAACTGCCCGCAAACGCTCAAACGCCTCGACACGGTGGCTCGAGCGGCAACTAAACGACCCTTACGTTGCTGAAGCCAAACGCCAAGGTTGGCGTTCGCGGGCTGCCTTCAAGCTCATCGAAATTGATGACAAGCACCGCTTCCTGAAACCTGGCTTGACGGTCGTTGATCTGGGCGTTGCTCCAGGCGGATGGGCGCAGGTTGCTGCCCGACGCGTGCGGTCGGCTGATCATGAGCCACTCGTCGTTGGAATTGACAAGTTGCCGGTCGACCCAATTCCCGGTGTAGCGCTCATCGAAGCGGACTTTACCGAAGATGACGCGCCCGATCGGGTGCTTCGAGCCATTGGTGCTCGTGCCATCCAAGTGGTCTTGTCCGATATGGCAGCCGAGACCACAGGGCATCGCAAGACCGATCACCTTCGGACGACTTTTTTGTTCGAATTGGCTGCGGATTTTGCCTACCGTCACCTGGCCCCGGGTGGCGTTTTTCTTGCCAAGGTCTTTCGTGGCGGGGCGGAAAGCGACGCACTCCGCGAATTGAGGGCAGCGTTCACCAGCGTCCATCACATCAAACCACCTGCGAGCCGAAAGGAGAGCCCCGAGCTGTATGTCTTGGGGAAGGGTTTCAAAGGAAACCCGCTCCGATAG
- a CDS encoding FAD-dependent oxidoreductase, whose amino-acid sequence MQINSSTQGVADVVIVGAGQAGFQLAVSLRQRQFEGSIALIGSEDDPSYHRPPLSKAALKEDFEPSTLWFRPDGFLGKQAIEERRGVAVVSVDRSAKQLHLSSGEDLRYGTLVLATGARPNRLPSSFGAAAQTALVLRTIEDAVALRKTLKQGLRLAIIGAGYIGLEVAASARLLGLDVHVVDREARSMSRTASPQVSTYFEALHRAHGVTFHLSQEIQSVRTESAKTVLALSSGETVMCDVLLAGVGVTPNTDLAAVCGLTVDDAIIVDAQGRTDDPSIFAIGDCARHAHVRYDQAVRFESVQSAIDQAKVVAAVIMGEKAAHHAVPWFWSDQFGTKLQTVGVLENPTTTFVRTDEDGRGLAVYHVKGEHLVAVEAANAPKDFVRARKLVASPEPFDHTQIDGLRPADDGG is encoded by the coding sequence ATGCAGATAAACTCCTCTACCCAAGGCGTCGCCGATGTCGTGATCGTTGGTGCAGGACAAGCAGGCTTTCAGTTGGCAGTCAGCTTGCGGCAAAGACAATTCGAGGGGTCGATCGCACTGATCGGCAGCGAGGACGATCCATCCTACCACCGCCCCCCTTTGTCCAAGGCAGCGCTTAAGGAAGACTTCGAGCCGTCGACGCTTTGGTTCCGCCCGGACGGGTTCCTAGGCAAGCAGGCAATCGAGGAAAGGCGCGGCGTTGCGGTGGTATCGGTCGACCGATCCGCCAAACAGCTGCACCTGTCATCGGGCGAAGACCTTCGATACGGCACGCTGGTATTGGCCACGGGTGCCCGGCCAAACAGACTTCCGTCCAGCTTTGGTGCCGCCGCACAGACCGCGCTCGTTCTTCGGACAATCGAAGATGCGGTAGCACTGCGCAAAACGCTGAAACAGGGCTTACGCTTGGCGATCATTGGGGCGGGCTACATTGGCCTGGAGGTAGCCGCATCCGCCCGCTTGCTTGGCCTTGATGTCCACGTCGTTGATCGAGAAGCTCGCAGCATGTCGCGGACAGCGTCGCCACAAGTTTCAACGTATTTCGAGGCTCTGCACCGTGCACATGGGGTTACATTTCACCTGTCGCAGGAGATTCAAAGCGTCAGAACTGAAAGCGCGAAGACCGTCCTCGCACTATCATCCGGTGAGACGGTCATGTGCGACGTACTGCTGGCTGGCGTAGGCGTTACACCCAACACGGACCTCGCAGCTGTTTGTGGCTTGACCGTTGATGACGCAATCATCGTAGACGCCCAAGGACGCACCGACGATCCAAGTATCTTCGCCATCGGAGATTGCGCGCGTCATGCGCATGTTCGCTATGATCAAGCCGTGCGTTTTGAGAGCGTTCAGAGCGCCATTGATCAAGCGAAGGTCGTGGCCGCAGTGATCATGGGCGAGAAAGCAGCGCACCATGCGGTTCCCTGGTTCTGGTCTGACCAGTTCGGCACCAAGCTTCAAACAGTGGGTGTGCTTGAAAACCCAACCACGACTTTTGTGCGAACAGATGAAGATGGTCGCGGACTGGCAGTCTACCACGTTAAAGGCGAGCATCTTGTGGCTGTTGAAGCGGCCAACGCACCCAAAGACTTTGTCAGGGCCCGAAAACTGGTGGCGTCACCTGAGCCCTTCGACCACACGCAAATCGACGGCCTGAGACCAGCCGACGACGGGGGATAG
- a CDS encoding RuBisCO large subunit C-terminal-like domain-containing protein: MIDRFVITYRLATRLRDEAAAFAQALALSQTMGLARSRVPSGFVEDVVLGRVESLTSSDDNSIEARISYSPEATSDELSGLIHLLIGTATLRKGVRVTDLDLGPLERLYPGPRFGIAGLRRLVSAPVGQMIAVPLGPQGMSAEQFADVAFALASAGPDLVIEQPTVSNQPIAPFFERVEKVQAAVNRANAASGRRTIYCPTVPGPYDQAVANATYAAEVGVGAVQVRPGLIGLDVARAVIQSTDVDLPVISDPSGLSQYGPRIGTGLSDPVLYAHLPRLLGADVSIVPGAGSPGGLSKRDFKAVADACLTPKYGQPLVPAPRVPFSNETAGGLLEQFGEDALLMFDGSVYRYSDGLEGAIALTRTLSGGG, encoded by the coding sequence TTGATCGACCGTTTCGTGATCACCTACAGACTGGCAACGCGGTTGCGCGACGAAGCTGCAGCGTTTGCACAGGCGCTTGCGCTTTCACAGACAATGGGTCTGGCGCGAAGCCGTGTTCCATCGGGGTTTGTTGAAGATGTGGTCCTTGGGCGCGTCGAAAGCCTGACATCATCAGACGATAACTCCATCGAGGCTCGCATCAGCTACAGCCCGGAAGCGACGTCCGACGAACTTTCAGGCCTCATTCATCTGCTTATTGGCACCGCAACCCTTCGCAAGGGCGTGCGCGTTACCGACCTAGACCTGGGTCCGCTTGAACGACTTTACCCTGGACCGCGTTTCGGCATTGCTGGACTTCGGCGATTGGTCTCCGCGCCTGTCGGACAGATGATTGCGGTCCCACTTGGTCCACAGGGCATGTCCGCAGAACAATTTGCAGACGTCGCGTTTGCGCTCGCCTCTGCTGGTCCCGATCTCGTTATTGAACAGCCAACTGTGAGCAATCAGCCGATCGCACCTTTCTTCGAGCGTGTGGAAAAGGTTCAGGCTGCCGTCAACCGCGCGAATGCAGCATCGGGACGTCGCACTATCTATTGCCCAACGGTCCCCGGACCATATGATCAGGCCGTGGCCAACGCGACCTACGCTGCTGAAGTTGGGGTGGGAGCTGTTCAGGTTAGACCCGGTTTGATTGGGCTTGATGTCGCCCGCGCTGTCATCCAGTCGACCGACGTCGATCTTCCAGTGATCAGCGACCCAAGCGGGCTTTCCCAGTATGGTCCTAGGATCGGTACCGGTCTGTCGGACCCCGTGCTGTACGCGCATCTGCCCAGGCTGTTAGGAGCTGATGTGTCGATCGTACCCGGAGCGGGCAGTCCGGGTGGGCTGTCGAAGCGAGACTTCAAGGCCGTTGCCGATGCGTGCCTGACGCCGAAATATGGCCAACCGCTTGTTCCGGCGCCACGGGTTCCTTTCAGCAACGAAACGGCTGGCGGTTTGTTGGAGCAGTTCGGTGAAGATGCGCTACTGATGTTCGATGGCAGCGTCTATAGATATAGCGATGGCCTTGAGGGCGCTATCGCGTTGACCCGCACCTTGTCCGGTGGGGGCTAG
- a CDS encoding phosphotransferase produces MPQLSAPWLDAAKSAVRASISQWGFSPSAKRELLCVSENATFKVTDLDDRRRLAVRVYRPHYRSLHEVNSELAWISAIRDGAVVPTPSIVSTLDGQQVVEHGVDGQRIRLVAFEWLDGETLESEPPSPDHFQTMGRLTAHLHVHSSHWNGADDLQRPRWDAEAMLGEDALWGDWRKGSGLKKAELEVIEAASSAARRRLDDFGIAEGRFGLIHADLRLANLMHTPAGLAIIDFDDCGFGWYGYDFAASLSFIEHHSTASDFLAAWLKGYASVRELGGVDLDMLPVFVMVRRLMLTAWLTSRASSDTALRFGRGFAAGTAELSERFLRTGSPLMP; encoded by the coding sequence GTGCCCCAACTATCTGCACCCTGGCTGGACGCCGCAAAGTCGGCAGTACGCGCCTCAATCAGCCAATGGGGTTTTTCGCCATCCGCTAAGCGTGAGTTGCTCTGTGTCTCGGAAAACGCAACGTTCAAGGTCACGGATCTCGACGATAGGCGCCGTCTGGCAGTGCGCGTTTACAGACCGCATTATCGCAGTCTGCACGAGGTGAATTCTGAACTAGCGTGGATTTCCGCCATTCGTGATGGCGCGGTCGTTCCGACGCCTTCCATTGTTTCAACACTGGATGGTCAGCAAGTCGTCGAGCACGGTGTGGACGGACAGAGAATAAGGCTGGTTGCTTTTGAGTGGCTGGACGGAGAAACTCTGGAAAGTGAGCCGCCGTCGCCTGATCACTTTCAAACGATGGGTCGACTGACGGCCCACCTGCACGTTCACAGCTCACATTGGAACGGCGCTGATGATTTGCAGCGTCCGCGATGGGATGCAGAGGCGATGCTCGGCGAAGACGCACTCTGGGGGGACTGGCGTAAGGGCAGTGGGCTCAAAAAGGCGGAGTTGGAGGTCATAGAAGCAGCGAGTTCGGCTGCCCGCCGACGCCTCGATGATTTCGGAATTGCCGAGGGCCGCTTCGGCCTCATTCACGCAGACCTAAGGCTCGCTAACTTGATGCACACGCCGGCTGGTCTCGCCATCATCGATTTCGACGATTGTGGCTTTGGCTGGTATGGCTACGACTTTGCCGCCTCTTTAAGCTTCATTGAGCACCACAGCACTGCGAGCGATTTTCTTGCTGCATGGCTCAAGGGCTATGCGTCCGTTCGCGAACTTGGCGGTGTGGACCTGGATATGCTCCCGGTCTTTGTCATGGTACGTCGACTGATGCTTACAGCATGGCTGACCAGCCGCGCTAGCAGCGATACCGCCCTGCGTTTCGGGCGTGGCTTCGCCGCTGGCACTGCCGAGTTGTCGGAGCGCTTTCTTCGGACGGGCAGTCCCCTTATGCCATAG
- a CDS encoding VOC family protein codes for MTIVIENSLPTQPSAIPKLEGCALAGSSACVRGQKRPELLQVSVITDDPAAAAQFYAALFYASHEPSVDPQSYRGVSIKGGLIGFSTPDVREGFNLSDCGPMPNGETSDTGFFTVKLACADAVLAFSRRAEELGAKLLSAPALMPYGWFCAMLRDPAGHVFRLAALPK; via the coding sequence ATGACAATCGTGATCGAGAACAGTCTGCCAACGCAACCGAGCGCCATACCCAAGCTGGAGGGTTGCGCACTCGCCGGCTCATCAGCCTGCGTCAGGGGGCAGAAACGGCCTGAACTGTTGCAGGTGTCGGTTATCACTGATGATCCAGCCGCCGCCGCACAGTTTTATGCGGCGCTGTTCTACGCCTCGCACGAACCGTCGGTCGACCCTCAGTCGTACCGGGGTGTATCCATAAAGGGTGGACTTATCGGTTTCAGCACACCGGACGTGCGCGAAGGTTTCAATCTTTCGGACTGTGGCCCGATGCCGAACGGCGAAACGTCGGACACGGGCTTTTTCACGGTTAAACTTGCTTGTGCAGATGCGGTCTTGGCCTTTTCCAGACGCGCGGAAGAGCTTGGTGCGAAGCTTCTGAGCGCGCCCGCATTGATGCCATACGGTTGGTTCTGCGCGATGCTCCGCGATCCCGCCGGTCACGTGTTTCGGTTGGCGGCTTTGCCCAAGTAA
- a CDS encoding LysR substrate-binding domain-containing protein: MSPPTIRIDRLHAPAIIYFDAVRRHGSMRAAARALNVASPAVNRQILKIEDTIGAPLFERLPRGLQLTSVGEIFARHVMNVVQDSQRVSGELESLYGIERGSVSLVVAEGLASGFVPRVLSSFQASYPNVSFDVTTAGSNDMIAALTGGSADLALAFGLEQHQDVMLLETRNFPLGAVLAARHPLASKSEVTLSECADYPVVLAHGNLSIDALVGSLLDKKGIQLRSTVRTNSIELMRNMAAAGQHIMFATTLGFEADIAASKLAHRPLADSGGISVPLSLLARAGRMLPPAVRRFSSSCGEELRAAAGELDDAVLAAPRK; encoded by the coding sequence ATGAGTCCGCCGACCATCCGAATTGACCGGCTCCATGCACCCGCAATCATTTACTTCGATGCAGTACGCCGACACGGTTCCATGCGAGCAGCCGCGCGCGCACTCAACGTCGCATCGCCTGCGGTCAACCGGCAAATCCTCAAGATTGAAGATACAATTGGCGCGCCATTGTTTGAGCGCTTGCCGCGCGGCCTTCAGCTCACATCGGTGGGCGAAATCTTTGCGCGCCACGTCATGAATGTGGTGCAGGACAGCCAACGGGTGAGCGGTGAGTTAGAAAGCCTGTACGGCATCGAACGGGGATCAGTGAGCCTTGTTGTAGCCGAGGGCCTTGCTAGTGGCTTTGTTCCTAGGGTGCTTTCGTCGTTTCAGGCTTCGTATCCGAATGTCAGCTTCGATGTCACCACCGCAGGCTCGAACGATATGATTGCGGCGTTGACCGGGGGGTCGGCCGATTTGGCATTGGCCTTTGGTCTTGAGCAGCACCAGGATGTGATGCTGCTGGAAACGCGAAATTTCCCGCTCGGCGCAGTCCTTGCTGCTCGACATCCGCTGGCAAGCAAATCGGAGGTGACCCTCAGCGAATGCGCAGACTACCCAGTAGTTCTGGCCCACGGGAACCTGTCTATTGACGCTTTGGTTGGGTCTTTGCTGGACAAAAAGGGCATACAACTGCGTTCAACGGTACGAACAAATTCCATCGAGCTTATGCGGAACATGGCTGCGGCGGGCCAACACATCATGTTCGCCACAACTCTCGGATTTGAGGCCGACATTGCGGCCAGTAAGCTCGCGCACAGACCCTTGGCGGACAGCGGTGGTATAAGTGTGCCGCTGAGCCTGCTGGCGCGCGCGGGCCGCATGTTGCCACCCGCAGTTCGCCGCTTCTCGTCATCGTGTGGTGAGGAGCTAAGGGCGGCAGCAGGTGAATTGGATGATGCCGTTTTGGCAGCACCAAGAAAGTGA
- a CDS encoding 2-oxoglutarate and iron-dependent oxygenase domain-containing protein yields MSTAQAAVFAAQEKSLPIIDITGFGEGDARVDEKLAMEVRSACEDKGFFYVTGHGVPDELIRAMRTQAEAFFDLPLAQKIAISKDLSPCNRGYEPLAAQTLEKGAPPDQKEGFYAGVEISETDPRVQARKFNHGPNQWPAALPQFREVSEAYFAAMLAFGNRLMEAMALSLQLPRDYFAGFTTDPMCTLRLLHYPPQRANAAPDEKGCGAHTDFGGLTLLWQDEVGGLEVFDEEAGWIPGPPIPNAFNVNLGDMIQRWTNGRYRSTLHRVINRSGRERYSIPFFYTGNPDHEVRCIETCLADGEEPKYPPITVSEHIQAMYRQTYA; encoded by the coding sequence ATGTCCACCGCCCAAGCAGCCGTGTTTGCCGCGCAGGAAAAATCGCTTCCCATCATTGACATCACAGGCTTCGGAGAGGGTGACGCTAGGGTTGATGAAAAGCTTGCGATGGAAGTCAGGTCGGCTTGCGAGGACAAAGGGTTTTTCTACGTCACCGGCCATGGTGTGCCAGATGAGCTGATAAGAGCCATGAGGACACAAGCAGAGGCTTTCTTCGATCTGCCACTGGCACAAAAGATCGCGATCTCGAAAGACCTGTCCCCGTGTAACCGTGGCTACGAACCGCTAGCCGCGCAGACACTGGAGAAAGGCGCGCCACCGGACCAGAAAGAGGGTTTTTATGCTGGCGTCGAGATCAGTGAAACCGACCCGCGCGTTCAAGCACGCAAATTCAACCACGGCCCGAACCAGTGGCCGGCTGCGCTGCCGCAGTTCCGCGAAGTGTCGGAGGCTTACTTCGCCGCCATGCTCGCTTTTGGAAACCGACTAATGGAAGCGATGGCGCTCTCGCTTCAGCTGCCGCGCGACTATTTCGCAGGCTTTACAACCGACCCGATGTGCACGTTGCGGCTGCTGCACTATCCGCCGCAGCGGGCGAACGCCGCTCCGGATGAGAAAGGCTGCGGCGCCCATACCGATTTCGGTGGCCTGACCTTGCTTTGGCAGGATGAAGTCGGTGGGCTTGAAGTGTTCGACGAAGAGGCCGGCTGGATACCGGGCCCACCCATCCCGAACGCGTTCAATGTCAATCTTGGAGACATGATCCAGCGATGGACCAACGGACGGTATCGCTCGACCTTGCATCGGGTCATTAATCGGTCGGGCCGTGAACGCTATTCAATTCCGTTCTTTTACACCGGCAACCCAGACCACGAGGTGCGCTGCATTGAGACGTGTCTTGCGGACGGTGAGGAACCAAAATATCCGCCCATCACAGTGTCCGAGCATATCCAGGCAATGTACCGCCAAACCTATGCCTAA